A DNA window from Calliphora vicina chromosome 1, idCalVici1.1, whole genome shotgun sequence contains the following coding sequences:
- the LOC135948702 gene encoding cytidine deaminase-like has protein sequence MDTTKVTGLKKADLPETIQLYKDLDVSVKELLKSANKVRLNAYVPYSNFKVGAAFRSKCGRIFNGCNVENAAFSPSSCAERTAICKAVSEGVREFTAAAVVAYQEDAFTTPCGVCRQFIMEFAHGDIPLYVAKAVQTNAEDLKELEGDLENLSTDNVLCTSIYNLLPNGFRNFKKIVN, from the exons atggacacTACTAAAGTGACGGGTTTGAAAAAGGCTGATTTACCAGAAACCATACAACTCTACAAAGATTTGG ATGTCTCCGTTAAAGAATTATTGAAATCGGCCAACAAGGTGCGCCTTAATGCCTATGTGCCCTATAGTAATTTCAAAGTTGGTGCTGCTTTTCGCTCTAAATGTGGCCGCATTTTTAATGGCTGCAATGTAGAGAATGCCGCATTCAGCCCTTCCTCCTGTGCCGAACGCACTGCCATTTGCAAGGCTGTAAGTGAGGGAGTACGTGAATTCACAGCCGCTGCCGTGGTGGCCTATCAGGAAGATGCCTTCACCACACCCTGTGGTGTATGTCGACAATTTATTATGGAATTTGCTCATGGTGATATTCCTCTATATGTGGCAAAAGCGGTGCAAACTAATGCAGAAGATCTCAAGGAGTTGGAGGGAGATTTGGAAAATCTGTCCACCGACAATGTTTTATGTACCTCCATCTATAATTTACTGCCAAATGGTTTTcgtaattttaagaaaattgtgaATTAG